One Bosea sp. 685 DNA segment encodes these proteins:
- a CDS encoding invasion associated locus B family protein, producing MIGRVLATALAACSVSGAALAQGAVKSTHGDWQMRCEVPPGAKTEQCALVQNVAAEDRPNLTLLVIVLKTADQKSRLLRVVAPLGVLLPSGLGLKIDDKDIGRAGFVRCLTTGCVAEVVMDDALLGQLKTGKSATFIVFQTPEEGVGIPVSLSGFGPGVETLP from the coding sequence ATGATCGGACGCGTCCTCGCGACCGCGCTGGCCGCCTGCAGCGTCAGCGGCGCTGCGCTGGCGCAGGGCGCGGTCAAGTCGACGCATGGCGACTGGCAAATGCGCTGCGAGGTGCCTCCCGGCGCCAAGACCGAGCAATGCGCGCTCGTGCAGAATGTCGCGGCCGAGGACCGGCCGAACCTGACGCTGCTCGTCATCGTGCTCAAGACGGCGGATCAGAAGAGCCGGCTGCTGCGCGTGGTCGCGCCGCTCGGCGTGCTCTTGCCCTCGGGGCTGGGCTTGAAGATCGACGACAAGGATATCGGCCGGGCCGGCTTCGTGCGCTGCCTGACCACCGGCTGTGTCGCCGAGGTGGTGATGGACGATGCGCTGCTCGGCCAGCTCAAGACCGGCAAAAGCGCCACATTCATCGTGTTCCAGACACCGGAGGAGGGCGTGGGCATTCCCGTCTCGCTTTCCGGATTCGGCCCCGGCGTGGAGACCTTGCCGTGA